The nucleotide sequence AAATAAAAACGTCTTTTAAAGGATGCAATCTTACTTTTAATTTCTTCTAACCCACTCATTGTTCGAATGTAAACGGACAACCTGAATCAAAGGTGCACTTTACCATCCAATTTCTTCCTTGAAGTATTCTAAAATTTGAATTTTTAACAACTTTTCTTGCTCTAATAAGTCAAAACGAGGCAACTTTTTGGTTAATTTCCAATGAGGCCACCCGTCTTTGTCGTTACCTTCAAGTTCATAATACCCTGCCAAAGAAAGCACTTTGCAGATAGCAATATGCATAATGTCTTGCTTTTCTTCTTTTGAAAAGCTTTTTGTACCAGCGCCAAGTTCCTGAATGCCAATTAGAAATAAGACAGCATTCAGGTCAGAAGGTCTTTTACCAGTCACTTCCTTAAGCTTATATAGAAGTGATACCCAATCCTTTTGTAGCTCAAGATCTTTTTTGTAAACCATTATTCATGATTAATTTCATCATTATGTTAAATGATTTTATTTCGTTGATTTTCCCTCAAAACTGCATCAACTGTGAACAGTCCCTTAATTCAGCGGAAAGATATCTATGTACATCTTGTAAAATAGACCTACCGATTACAAATGATCAACAAAATCCAGAAAATGAGCTTTTTCAAAAGTTTGCTTTTGAACCAAAGATAAAGTCAGCTAGTGCTTTTCTTTATTTTAACAAAAAAAGTGTTGTACAAAAATTACTTCACGAGCTTAAGTATAAGGGTAAGAAAGACCTTGGTGTGACATTGGGAAAATGGTTTGCTCCTTCTTTGGCAGATATAAAGGCGGATTATATTATTCCGGTACCTCTTCACAAATCAAAAGAGCGAAGAAGAACATTTAATCAAAGCGAATTGATTGCTCAGGGAATTTCTGAAATATTGGAAATACCTCTCAAAACAGATCTATTGAAAAGAATCATAGCAACGAAGACACAGACGAAAAAGACCAAAGTAGAGCGCTGGCAAAATTTAGAAAATGTTTACTCCGAAGTGAAAGAGGACTTATCCGGTAAGTCCTTAATTATCGTCGATGATGTTATAACAACGGGAGCTACTGTAGGCATGCTTGCTAAAAGAATAGCAGAAGCTAAGGCCGATAATATACATGTATTGGCAGTAGCGCGTGGAAATTGATTTTATGCGGCATAAAAAAAGGCTGTTCTAGAAGAACAGCCTTAGGAAAATCTGTGAGATTAATTTTTTAGAAATTAGATCCAGCTCTAATCATAGCACATCTAAATCCAATGGTAGATGTAGCTGAATCTTCGAACAAGAATCTTCTAGTTCCTGGAGACATCCAATAAGCAACATCTTGCCAAGATCCTCCTTTATAGACTCTTACTCTTTTCGTAGGTGGATTATCAGCATTATAAGACTTTTGAAGACCAGATGTTTCAACCCAATCAGCTTCAGTATATGCGCTCTCATTTCCTATAAATGAGTAATTCCCATCATATCCCGTCTCTGAGTCTAGGATTGCATCTCTTCGTGCAGGGTTTAAATCATCCATATCTTGGAAAGATAATGGTCTATATACATCTTGAACCCACTCGTTCACATTTCCAGCCATATTATAAAGGCCAAAATCATTTGGAGGATAATCATATATGTATGTAGTGATCATTGCTCCATCATTTAATTTTCCCGCGATACCTGCATAATCACCATTACCTCTTTTGAAGTTGGCCAGAAAGTATCCCATACTTTTTCCGTAAGGATTTCTTAACGCATGACCATCCCAAGGGTATAACCTTCTATGCGTTTGATTTTCATCTTGCCATTGTGTTCCGATCAATGCTTGTGCAGCAAATTCCCATTCTGCTTCCGTAGGAAGTCTGTATCCGGGAAGTACTACTCCTGAAGTTAGCCCTGGAACAGTTCCAGCAGATGAGGATAGATCTCCACCCTCTGCACCAGCAAAAGCATCGTCACCACTCGCAACAGGATCTAAATACCCAGCATCTTCTGCAAGCTTTAGGTTAACGACTGTGGTTCTCCACTTGCAATAGTTGACAGCTTGTCTCCAGTTTACGCCCACAACAGGGAAATATCTGAATCCAGGATATCTGTAATAGTTATTTACATAAGGATCATTGAAAGCAAGATCTTTTGCCCATACAGCGGTATCCGGCATGTTATTTCTCCAATAATACTCGTCTGAATCTTGTTTGATATAATACTCATACTCTAACCAGTGAATATTTGCTACTTCTGTTTCATCCATATAGAATGAAGCAACAGTCACAGCTCTCTCCAAGTTATCGTGAGCATAAATAACATCTTCTTCAAATGATCCAAGTACAGTTCGACCACCTTCTATAAATATAAGGTTGGGGCCATCTGGTTGTCCCTGAAAATCATTTACTTGAAAACCACCTTCTTCGTTAAATTCCAGGCCGGTGGCTGAACTAGCAAAACCTGGGTTTTCAGCAGAGGGGGCTCCTCCACTACCTTTAATAAAGTTACAAGCGCTTAAAAAAGCTGCAGCAATAGCAAAGTAACCAATGCCTTTGGCTGCTCTCACATAATTTTTCATAACACCGTTTGAATTTGTCTTGAAACGTTTCAACGTACTAATAAACACAAATATTTCAAAAAAGCCATCGTAAGTTGATGGATTTTAGATTAAACCTACTGATCTAATGCTAGATAACCCTATTTATTGTATCATTTCATAAAATAATCACACTGGAGTCATAGGAGCATGCATTTGATCTATTACCTGACGAGCATTTTCTATTGAACCAATATTTTCCACACTTATGAGCAGTTTGTTTTTAACCTCTTTCATCTTACTATCATGGGGGTTGGATTTAATGAAGCTTAAAACATTACCAAATCGCTCTGATTGAAAATACTCCTGCGGCTTTTTATCTGAGACATAACATCTCATTTTATTTCCTTTTATGGTAACCTTCTCAAAACCTATGTGCATAGCTTTCCATCTTAGCCTTACAGTTTCAGTAAGATTGGTAACACCATTTGGAAGTGGACCAAACCTGTCTTTCATCATCTTAATAAAGTCTACTAATTCCTCTTCAGATTTCAAGTCGTCAAGTTTGGTGTATAACCCAAGCCTTTCAGAAATATTACGTACATAACTTTCAGGAATTAATGCCTCGAAATCAGTTTCAATATTGCAGTCTTCTGTCATCTTATCGAGTACTTCTTTGTTTTTGAGTAGATCAGATTCAAACAACTGCTTGTATTCACCGTCTTTCAGCTCCTGAACAGCTTCATCAAGAATCTTATGATACATATCAAAACCTATGTCATTGATAAAACCACTCTGTTCTGCTCCGAGTAAGTCGCCAGCTCCTCGTATGTCGAGATCTCGCATGGCAACTTTGAAACCGTCACCTAATTCTGAAAACTCCTCTAATGTGTTGAGTCTCTTCCGAGCATCACTTGTAAGAGCAGAAACCGGAGGCGTGAGCATAAAGCAGTATGCCTTTGTGTTGGATCTTCCAACTCGACCTCTCATTTGGTGTAGGTCTGAGAGACCAAACATATGTGCATTGTTAATGATGATTGTATTTGCGTTTGGAATATCAAGACCACTTTCAATGATGTTTGTAGAGACAAGTACATCATAGTCTCCTTCAATAAACTTCATCATTGCCTTTTCAAGTTGAGGCCCCTCCATCTGTCCATGTGCTATACCGATTCTAGAGTCGGGGACGAGCTTATAAATCATGTTTCCAATCTGCTCTATATCACTCACTCGATTGTGAACCATGAAAACCTGCCCACCCCTTCTTATTTCATGACTTACAGCATCTCGAATGACTTCTTCATTGAATTCATGCAACTCTGTTGTCACGGGTCTTCTATTTGGCGGAGGCGTAGAAATGATAGATAAATCTCTTGCTCCCATCAAAGAGAAATGAAGTGTTCTAGGAATTGGGGTAGCAGTAAGTGTTAATGCATCAACATTGACTCTCATTTCTTTGAGTCGCTCTTTTACTTTGACACCAAACTTTTGCTCTTCATCAATGATCATCAATCCAAGATCTTTAAACTCAATGTCTTTGTTTACAATACGATGTGTACCAATGAGAATATCGATTTTCCCTTCTTTAATCTTCTTTTTGATTTCAGTTATTTGCTTAGTGGTTTTAAACCTGTTTATATAATCGATATTGACGGGCATATTTTCCAAGCGTGAGGAAAATGTCCGATGATGCTGC is from Marinobacter alexandrii and encodes:
- a CDS encoding phosphoribosyltransferase family protein codes for the protein MINFIIMLNDFISLIFPQNCINCEQSLNSAERYLCTSCKIDLPITNDQQNPENELFQKFAFEPKIKSASAFLYFNKKSVVQKLLHELKYKGKKDLGVTLGKWFAPSLADIKADYIIPVPLHKSKERRRTFNQSELIAQGISEILEIPLKTDLLKRIIATKTQTKKTKVERWQNLENVYSEVKEDLSGKSLIIVDDVITTGATVGMLAKRIAEAKADNIHVLAVARGN
- the gldJ gene encoding gliding motility lipoprotein GldJ, which produces MKNYVRAAKGIGYFAIAAAFLSACNFIKGSGGAPSAENPGFASSATGLEFNEEGGFQVNDFQGQPDGPNLIFIEGGRTVLGSFEEDVIYAHDNLERAVTVASFYMDETEVANIHWLEYEYYIKQDSDEYYWRNNMPDTAVWAKDLAFNDPYVNNYYRYPGFRYFPVVGVNWRQAVNYCKWRTTVVNLKLAEDAGYLDPVASGDDAFAGAEGGDLSSSAGTVPGLTSGVVLPGYRLPTEAEWEFAAQALIGTQWQDENQTHRRLYPWDGHALRNPYGKSMGYFLANFKRGNGDYAGIAGKLNDGAMITTYIYDYPPNDFGLYNMAGNVNEWVQDVYRPLSFQDMDDLNPARRDAILDSETGYDGNYSFIGNESAYTEADWVETSGLQKSYNADNPPTKRVRVYKGGSWQDVAYWMSPGTRRFLFEDSATSTIGFRCAMIRAGSNF